In one window of Gemmatimonadota bacterium DNA:
- a CDS encoding histone deacetylase: MNPVAVFTHPDCIRHDPGPGHPEAPARLIAVVERLEDDPRARIAVPPAGGRFDLLAVHPETHLRHLEQWSAGGGGVVSVDTITNEASWPAVLGAVGAVIAAVDHAHAGRGHAFAAVRPPGHHALAQRAMGFCLVNNVLVGARRAQRFGRERVLVIDWDVHHGNGTQALMEHDETVRYVSLHQHPWYPGTGMAEERGVGNVFNVPRGPGAPAERYVEDLWAAIVAATDRWTPEMVFLSAGYDAMAGDPLGGFTLEARDFVTLTTRLRERLPRSPVVAVLEGGYVPARVAEGVAATVGALL, from the coding sequence ATGAACCCCGTCGCCGTCTTCACCCATCCCGACTGCATCCGTCACGATCCCGGCCCCGGTCATCCCGAGGCCCCGGCGCGGCTCATCGCCGTGGTGGAGCGTCTCGAGGATGACCCGCGGGCCCGGATCGCGGTGCCCCCGGCGGGCGGCCGCTTTGACCTGCTGGCGGTGCACCCCGAGACTCACTTGCGGCACCTGGAACAGTGGAGCGCGGGCGGGGGCGGGGTGGTCTCGGTGGATACCATCACCAACGAGGCCAGCTGGCCGGCGGTGCTGGGGGCGGTGGGGGCGGTGATCGCCGCGGTGGACCACGCCCATGCCGGACGGGGCCACGCCTTCGCCGCGGTCCGGCCGCCGGGGCACCATGCGCTGGCCCAGCGGGCGATGGGCTTCTGCCTGGTGAACAACGTGCTGGTGGGCGCGCGCCGGGCGCAGCGGTTCGGGCGGGAACGGGTGCTCGTGATCGACTGGGACGTGCACCACGGCAACGGTACACAGGCCCTGATGGAGCATGACGAGACCGTCCGCTACGTCTCCCTCCACCAGCACCCCTGGTACCCCGGGACCGGGATGGCGGAGGAGCGCGGGGTGGGCAACGTCTTCAACGTGCCGCGGGGCCCGGGCGCGCCCGCGGAACGGTACGTCGAGGACCTCTGGGCCGCGATCGTGGCGGCCACCGACCGCTGGACCCCGGAGATGGTCTTCCTCTCCGCGGGCTACGACGCCATGGCGGGGGATCCGCTGGGCGGCTTCACGCTCGAGGCCCGCGACTTCGTGACCCTCACCACCCGGCTCCGCGAACGCCTCCCCAGGTCGCCCGTGGTGGCCGTCCTCGAGGGGGGCTACGTGCCCGCCCGGGTGGCGGAGGGCGTGGCCGCGACCGTCGGCGCGCTGCTGTAG
- a CDS encoding metallopeptidase family protein, whose amino-acid sequence MRFADFEALIRRLAAEVPAEFLEGVAGIEVLPKALPHPERAEIYTLGECIPLPVEGGRDSEVESRVVLYHGSFQALARLQPEFDWRAEAWETLTHELRHHLEWRARVPDLEAFDWAAEQNFARMDGAPFDPDFPLSAERAGEGVFRLDDDFFLDRPVRRLPAAVAFGWHGTAYAVAVPAGAHLPALLTVVDGVAEPPPGELVILLRQPPGLLDLFRRRLPPYLGEVRARAAPGPGGLFSPGGA is encoded by the coding sequence GTGCGCTTCGCCGACTTCGAGGCCCTCATCCGGCGGCTCGCCGCGGAGGTCCCGGCGGAGTTCCTCGAGGGCGTGGCCGGCATCGAGGTGCTTCCCAAGGCGTTACCCCACCCGGAACGCGCCGAGATCTACACTCTCGGCGAGTGCATCCCCTTGCCGGTCGAGGGAGGCAGGGACAGTGAGGTGGAGAGCCGGGTGGTGCTCTACCATGGCTCGTTCCAGGCGCTGGCGCGGCTCCAGCCCGAGTTCGACTGGCGGGCGGAGGCGTGGGAGACCCTGACCCACGAGCTGCGCCACCACCTGGAGTGGCGGGCCCGGGTGCCGGACCTCGAGGCCTTCGACTGGGCCGCGGAGCAGAACTTCGCCCGGATGGACGGTGCCCCCTTCGACCCGGACTTTCCGCTGTCGGCGGAGCGGGCGGGCGAGGGGGTGTTCCGTCTGGACGATGACTTCTTTCTTGACCGGCCGGTGCGGCGCCTGCCGGCCGCGGTGGCGTTCGGCTGGCACGGCACGGCGTACGCCGTGGCCGTCCCGGCAGGGGCGCACCTCCCGGCGCTCCTGACGGTGGTGGACGGGGTCGCCGAGCCGCCCCCGGGGGAGTTGGTGATCCTGTTGCGGCAGCCGCCCGGGCTCCTCGACCTCTTCCGGCGGCGGCTGCCCCCGTACCTCGGAGAGGTGCGGGCCCGTGCCGCCCCGGGCCCCGGGGGGCTATTTTCTCCCGGCGGGGCGTGA
- a CDS encoding cystathionine gamma-synthase family protein, with the protein MPTRRTSDTHATTLGGRTLRPESLMMSYGYDPKLSEGAIKCPIFQTSTFVFESAEAGKAFFEVAYGLREQGATERSGLIYSRLNNPDLEVLEDRLTLWDGAEACAVFESGMAAIATTLLACARPGDVILYSRPLYGGSHHLLQHFFAQYGVEAIGFLAGAPLPVAEADLLRAVGGRPVAAILIETPANPTNALVDIQGVAGLAQRLAHGGRRPMVVVDNTFLGPLWQQPLKHGADLVVYSATKFLGGHSDLIAGACLGSREALAPVRGLRTFLGTMAGPWTGWLLLRSLETLKMRMTASMKNARYVADFLRDHPRVRAVHYLGHLEPGHPMYDVYRRQCSAPGSLIALEVEGGEAGAFRFLNALKLVKLAVSLGGTESLAEHPASMTHADVPAEVKDGLGITPGLVRLSVGVEHFEDIVADMEQALAAV; encoded by the coding sequence GTGCCTACCCGGCGAACCAGCGACACCCACGCCACCACCCTCGGCGGACGGACCCTCCGGCCCGAGAGCCTGATGATGAGCTACGGGTATGACCCGAAGCTCTCGGAGGGAGCGATCAAGTGCCCCATCTTCCAGACCTCGACCTTCGTCTTCGAGTCGGCGGAGGCGGGCAAGGCGTTCTTCGAGGTGGCGTACGGGCTCCGGGAGCAGGGCGCCACCGAGCGGTCCGGGCTCATCTACAGCCGCCTCAACAATCCCGACCTCGAGGTCCTGGAGGACCGCCTGACGCTGTGGGACGGCGCCGAGGCCTGCGCCGTGTTCGAGAGCGGGATGGCGGCCATCGCCACGACCCTGCTGGCCTGCGCCCGCCCCGGCGACGTGATCCTCTACAGCCGCCCCCTCTACGGCGGCTCGCACCACCTGCTGCAGCACTTCTTCGCGCAGTACGGGGTGGAGGCGATCGGCTTCCTGGCCGGGGCGCCGCTGCCCGTAGCCGAGGCGGACCTGCTGCGCGCCGTCGGCGGCCGCCCCGTGGCGGCCATCCTGATCGAGACGCCGGCCAACCCGACCAACGCCCTGGTGGACATCCAGGGCGTGGCCGGCCTGGCGCAGCGGCTGGCCCACGGAGGGCGCCGGCCCATGGTGGTGGTGGACAATACCTTCCTGGGCCCGCTGTGGCAGCAGCCGCTCAAGCACGGCGCCGACCTCGTGGTCTACTCGGCCACCAAGTTCCTCGGGGGCCACAGCGACCTGATCGCCGGCGCCTGCCTCGGTTCCCGGGAGGCGCTGGCGCCGGTCCGCGGCCTGCGCACCTTTCTTGGCACGATGGCGGGACCCTGGACGGGGTGGCTGCTGCTCCGCAGCCTCGAAACCCTCAAGATGCGGATGACCGCATCGATGAAGAACGCCCGCTATGTCGCGGACTTCCTGCGGGACCACCCCCGGGTGCGCGCGGTGCACTACCTCGGCCACCTGGAGCCTGGACACCCGATGTACGACGTGTATCGCCGGCAGTGCAGCGCGCCCGGCTCGCTCATCGCGCTCGAGGTGGAAGGGGGCGAGGCCGGGGCGTTCCGGTTCCTCAATGCCCTCAAGCTGGTGAAGCTGGCCGTCAGCCTGGGCGGCACCGAGTCGCTGGCGGAGCACCCCGCGTCCATGACCCACGCGGACGTGCCGGCGGAAGTGAAGGACGGGCTCGGCATCACCCCCGGGCTGGTGCGCCTCTCGGTGGGGGTGGAGCACTTCGAGGACATCGTGGCCGACATGGAACAGGCGCTGGCGGCGGTCTGA
- a CDS encoding cation:proton antiporter: MSNFDLSVLFFLQLAFILGVCRVMGMIFTRIGQSQVVSEMIAGVVMGPSLFGLLFPLAKDYMFPKASNTILFAVAQIGLAVYMFTIGLEFDVNLIKKRMRSALSISAAGIIAPFCLGGAIALFLHGKPEFFAPSASATEVILFMGASMSITAFPMLARIIYERGLAGTTLGTLALAAGSLDDAAAWCVLAVVLASFTDDPAFAATAIGGGIAYVVVVMVFLRPLLARLGAIVEREGKMSNGMLATVLSLVMLGAWFTDFIHIYAVFGAFIMGIAMPRGKFAREIERLVGPMTTTFLLPLFFVYSGLNTKIGLVNTPALWVLVGAVILAATLGKGFACWAAARINGENNRDALAIGTLMNARGLMELIILNIGLERGIITPTLFTIMVLMAIVTTLMATPIFERVYRRVPSPATVPDPVPEALL, from the coding sequence ATGTCGAACTTTGACCTGTCGGTCCTGTTCTTCCTCCAGCTGGCCTTCATCCTCGGGGTCTGCCGGGTGATGGGGATGATTTTCACCCGGATCGGCCAGTCCCAGGTGGTCAGCGAGATGATCGCCGGCGTGGTCATGGGGCCGTCGCTGTTCGGCCTGCTCTTCCCCTTGGCCAAGGACTACATGTTCCCCAAGGCCTCGAACACCATCCTGTTCGCGGTCGCCCAGATCGGGCTCGCGGTGTACATGTTCACGATCGGGCTCGAGTTTGACGTCAACCTGATCAAGAAGCGGATGCGGAGCGCGCTGTCGATCTCCGCCGCGGGGATCATCGCCCCCTTCTGCCTGGGCGGCGCCATCGCCCTCTTCCTGCACGGCAAGCCGGAGTTCTTCGCCCCGAGCGCGAGCGCCACGGAGGTCATCCTCTTCATGGGCGCGTCGATGTCGATCACCGCCTTCCCCATGCTGGCGCGGATCATCTACGAGCGCGGCCTGGCGGGGACGACCCTCGGCACCCTCGCCCTCGCCGCCGGCTCGCTCGATGACGCCGCGGCCTGGTGCGTGCTGGCCGTGGTGCTGGCGAGCTTCACCGACGATCCCGCCTTTGCCGCCACCGCCATCGGCGGCGGCATCGCCTACGTGGTGGTGGTCATGGTGTTCCTCCGCCCGCTGCTGGCCCGCCTCGGCGCCATCGTGGAGCGTGAGGGGAAGATGAGCAACGGCATGCTCGCCACCGTGCTCAGCCTGGTCATGCTCGGGGCGTGGTTCACCGACTTCATCCACATCTACGCCGTCTTCGGCGCCTTCATCATGGGCATCGCCATGCCCCGCGGGAAGTTCGCCCGCGAGATCGAGCGGCTGGTGGGCCCCATGACCACCACGTTCCTCCTGCCGCTGTTCTTCGTCTACTCGGGGCTCAATACCAAGATCGGGCTGGTGAACACCCCCGCCCTGTGGGTCCTGGTCGGCGCGGTGATCCTCGCGGCCACGCTGGGCAAGGGCTTTGCCTGCTGGGCCGCGGCCCGGATCAACGGCGAGAACAACCGCGATGCCCTCGCCATCGGCACCCTGATGAACGCCCGTGGCCTGATGGAGCTCATCATCCTCAACATCGGCCTGGAGCGGGGCATCATCACCCCCACCCTGTTCACCATCATGGTGCTGATGGCCATCGTCACCACGCTCATGGCCACCCCGATCTTCGAGCGGGTGTACCGCCGCGTCCCGAGCCCTGCCACGGTGCCGGATCCGGTGCCCGAGGCGCTGCTCTAG
- a CDS encoding glycine--tRNA ligase has protein sequence MADTTLMDKLVSLCKRRGFVFQSSEIYGGLGSVWDYGPLGVELKKNVKDRWWRAMVHERDDIEGLDAAILMHPRVWEASGHVAGFTDPLVDCKTCKARFRADKLQDAQCPQKPSKKPGEHSACVLTEPRLFNLMFKTFMGPVEEQAAVIYMRPETAQGIYVNYQNVLNASRQKVPFGIAQIGKAFRNEITPGNFIFRTREFEQMEMQFFVKPGTDGEWFERWREQRMAWHHSIGLAPARLRWHAHGPGELAHYARAAYDIEYEFPFGWNEIEGIHNRGDFDLGRHQEYSGKKLEYFDQAANERYLPNIVETSAGADRVTLTLLVDAYREEEVEGETRVVLGFHPGVAPIKAAVLPLVKKDGMPERADRIFHALKKQFPCFYDDSGAIGRRYRRMDEAGTPFCCTVDGQTLEDGTVTVRERDAMTQVRVGEAHLIDWIRERL, from the coding sequence ATGGCGGATACGACTCTCATGGACAAGCTGGTGTCGCTCTGCAAGCGGCGCGGCTTCGTCTTCCAGTCTTCGGAGATCTACGGCGGCCTCGGCTCGGTGTGGGATTACGGGCCGCTCGGCGTGGAGCTCAAGAAGAACGTCAAGGACCGCTGGTGGCGCGCCATGGTCCACGAGCGGGACGACATCGAGGGGCTCGACGCCGCCATCCTGATGCATCCGCGGGTGTGGGAGGCGTCGGGCCACGTGGCCGGCTTCACCGACCCGCTGGTGGACTGCAAGACCTGCAAGGCCCGCTTCCGGGCCGACAAGCTGCAGGACGCCCAGTGTCCCCAGAAGCCCAGCAAGAAGCCGGGGGAGCACAGCGCCTGCGTGCTGACCGAGCCGCGGCTGTTCAACCTGATGTTCAAGACCTTCATGGGCCCGGTGGAGGAGCAGGCGGCGGTGATCTACATGCGCCCCGAGACCGCCCAGGGCATCTACGTCAACTACCAGAACGTGCTCAACGCCTCGCGCCAGAAGGTGCCGTTCGGCATCGCCCAGATCGGCAAGGCGTTCCGCAACGAGATCACGCCGGGCAACTTCATCTTCCGGACCCGCGAGTTCGAGCAGATGGAGATGCAGTTCTTCGTCAAGCCGGGCACCGACGGGGAGTGGTTCGAGCGGTGGCGGGAGCAGCGGATGGCCTGGCACCACAGCATCGGCCTGGCGCCGGCCAGGCTCCGGTGGCACGCGCATGGCCCCGGGGAGCTGGCCCACTACGCCCGGGCGGCGTACGACATCGAGTACGAGTTCCCCTTCGGCTGGAACGAGATCGAGGGGATCCACAACCGGGGCGACTTCGACCTGGGGCGGCACCAGGAGTACTCCGGCAAGAAGCTCGAGTACTTCGACCAGGCCGCCAACGAGCGCTACCTGCCGAACATCGTGGAGACCTCCGCCGGCGCGGACCGGGTGACCCTCACGCTGCTGGTGGATGCCTATCGTGAGGAGGAGGTCGAGGGGGAGACCCGCGTGGTGCTGGGCTTCCACCCGGGCGTGGCGCCCATCAAGGCGGCGGTGCTGCCCCTGGTCAAGAAGGACGGGATGCCCGAGCGCGCCGACCGGATCTTCCACGCGCTCAAGAAGCAGTTCCCCTGCTTCTACGACGACAGCGGCGCCATCGGGCGGCGCTACCGCCGCATGGACGAGGCCGGGACGCCCTTCTGCTGCACCGTCGACGGCCAGACCCTCGAGGACGGCACCGTGACCGTCCGTGAGCGCGATGCCATGACCCAGGTCCGGGTCGGCGAGGCGCACCTGATCGACTGGATCCGCGAGCGGCTCTAG
- a CDS encoding prepilin-type N-terminal cleavage/methylation domain-containing protein, whose amino-acid sequence MQFPAMPSPAPGRRSGAEAGFTMVEAMITIIIIGIVAAVGLPRIDFEGAKANSAMRTVTLTFAHAQREAVSLQMDVWVAVDTVNRTLRLHEDRNNDGVIQNGERVSNAPLDEGVLFRTSGATALAFGAAVCSFTRTQGGLPAIVFHRDGTANESGGLYLTTAKAYAQDQAGMSRGAFKQRAVAIDQATGRAFWWTYANGTWVSGK is encoded by the coding sequence ATGCAGTTCCCTGCTATGCCGTCCCCCGCACCTGGGCGCCGCTCCGGCGCCGAGGCGGGCTTCACGATGGTCGAGGCGATGATCACGATCATCATCATCGGCATCGTGGCGGCCGTCGGGCTCCCCCGCATCGACTTCGAAGGCGCCAAGGCCAACTCCGCCATGCGGACGGTCACGCTCACGTTTGCCCACGCACAGCGGGAGGCGGTCAGCCTCCAGATGGACGTGTGGGTGGCGGTGGACACCGTGAACCGCACCCTCCGGCTGCACGAGGACCGCAACAACGATGGGGTGATCCAGAACGGCGAGCGGGTGAGCAATGCCCCGCTCGACGAGGGCGTCCTGTTCCGCACCAGCGGCGCCACCGCCCTGGCCTTCGGGGCCGCGGTCTGCAGCTTCACCCGCACCCAGGGCGGCCTGCCGGCCATCGTGTTCCACCGCGACGGCACGGCCAACGAGTCGGGCGGGCTGTACCTGACCACGGCCAAGGCGTACGCGCAGGACCAGGCCGGCATGTCGCGCGGCGCCTTCAAGCAGCGCGCGGTGGCCATCGATCAAGCCACCGGGCGGGCGTTCTGGTGGACCTATGCCAACGGTACCTGGGTGAGCGGAAAGTGA
- a CDS encoding prepilin-type N-terminal cleavage/methylation domain-containing protein — MRRRGFTLIEVMIAIVILTVVLAGLGRFVAVFMHGVRTTTARTMATEVARARMQMVASDPRYTTLVSNFGTGPAADTTGFPGFPGMRRRTYVTRDQTGSPARDLTTITVRVTDPTLPGDTISLTNMVARP, encoded by the coding sequence ATGCGTCGACGCGGCTTCACGCTGATCGAGGTCATGATCGCGATCGTCATCCTGACCGTGGTGCTGGCCGGCCTGGGCCGGTTCGTCGCGGTCTTCATGCACGGGGTGCGCACCACCACCGCCCGCACCATGGCCACCGAGGTGGCCCGGGCCCGGATGCAGATGGTGGCCTCGGACCCGCGGTACACCACCCTGGTGAGCAACTTCGGCACGGGGCCCGCCGCCGACACCACCGGGTTCCCCGGCTTTCCCGGCATGCGGCGCCGCACCTACGTGACCCGGGACCAGACCGGCTCGCCGGCGCGTGACCTCACCACGATCACGGTCCGGGTGACCGACCCGACCCTGCCCGGGGACACGATCAGCCTCACCAACATGGTGGCCCGCCCATGA
- a CDS encoding prepilin-type N-terminal cleavage/methylation domain-containing protein — MTARPARSGRAGFSLLEVMIALIVLSLVMGSAVALLRSQTRGFATGADRTDLYQNGRYIITTLERIIRTEGAGVAGTQPMIVYGDGNTFAFNADYAESDTADMRWAVYFNPDADSVGAVAWDSAAATTIPNSSPTYTYPSVNYRMANGATGSAETVILYFSADGTTGRTDDYTLSLRFNALAPTVVARNIMADSLGRPFFEYLRISSNTLITVPNGNLPLMRRPLISGITTADSLAYQLPDSVRAVRLNFRVTNGKVGVDERRWSVSTVVEVPNNGLPQPIVCGRTPLGPVTVTAWWDGVAGSETDSLYWTASPDDGGAEMDVRQYIIYRHDDTAVPSPPWELLGNVRADGSANYTWVSGGNTAGVVYRFAVVAQDCTPNVSSFVVDTALTN; from the coding sequence ATGACCGCACGCCCTGCCCGCTCCGGCCGCGCCGGCTTCTCGCTGCTCGAGGTCATGATCGCGCTGATCGTCCTGTCGCTGGTCATGGGCAGCGCGGTGGCCCTGCTGCGCTCGCAGACCCGCGGCTTTGCCACCGGTGCCGACCGCACCGACCTGTACCAGAATGGCCGGTACATCATCACCACCCTGGAGCGCATCATCCGCACCGAGGGGGCGGGCGTGGCCGGCACCCAGCCCATGATCGTCTACGGCGACGGCAACACCTTTGCCTTCAACGCCGACTACGCCGAGAGCGACACCGCCGACATGCGCTGGGCGGTGTACTTCAATCCCGACGCCGACAGCGTGGGCGCGGTGGCCTGGGACTCGGCCGCGGCCACGACGATCCCCAATTCGTCGCCGACCTACACCTACCCGAGCGTGAACTACCGGATGGCCAATGGCGCCACCGGCTCGGCGGAGACCGTCATCCTGTACTTCTCGGCGGACGGCACCACCGGCCGCACCGACGACTACACCCTGAGCCTGCGCTTCAATGCGCTGGCGCCGACGGTGGTGGCCCGGAACATCATGGCCGACTCCCTGGGCCGGCCGTTCTTCGAGTACCTCCGGATCTCGTCCAACACCCTCATCACGGTGCCGAACGGGAACCTGCCGCTCATGCGCCGGCCCCTGATCAGCGGCATCACCACGGCGGATTCCCTGGCGTACCAGCTTCCCGACAGCGTCCGCGCCGTGCGGCTCAACTTCCGCGTCACCAACGGCAAGGTCGGCGTGGACGAACGGCGCTGGTCGGTGTCCACGGTGGTGGAGGTGCCGAACAACGGCCTCCCCCAGCCCATCGTCTGCGGCCGTACCCCGCTGGGTCCCGTCACCGTCACTGCCTGGTGGGACGGGGTGGCCGGCAGCGAGACCGACAGCCTCTACTGGACGGCCTCCCCGGACGACGGTGGCGCCGAGATGGACGTGCGGCAGTACATCATCTACCGGCACGATGACACCGCCGTCCCCTCCCCGCCGTGGGAGCTGCTCGGCAACGTCCGCGCCGACGGCAGCGCCAACTACACCTGGGTCTCGGGTGGCAACACCGCCGGCGTGGTGTACCGCTTCGCCGTGGTGGCCCAGGACTGCACCCCCAACGTGTCGAGTTTCGTGGTCGACACCGCCCTGACCAACTGA
- a CDS encoding pilus assembly PilX N-terminal domain-containing protein, with amino-acid sequence MPIRRLPRVPRDERGVALIMTLMLAFLVAAIAIGAIMMSGNNALVSRYHAREAGLQSSADAGLEMGRDSLNRNPGMLPATGDTVLQLNQPVRDAQGNVIPGYTRSIYAGRSGGRTGGLGSAGQYGLNLASIVSVISDPRGAVAARRLLLTQESWSKFAVAINSWTSGAIVYGCSEQVQGPFFSNTNLYLQSGCTGANRVLFTGQVQVAGSVGNPSSGNFQQGYQTGTGTVPWPTAAQFALMQSFAQQSDAVGGDYDITPSMGTGNTRTPSVRIEFIPIDVNGNGQFDWDEGFMRVFQARITGVAATDNNNRNYVGARRTLVTPTGAHGNYGGYNSTNDPNMYSDNCGGIGTAGIWLTSMAEYRYVDSISANNAPAIAAARALLNLPGKRCYLGGDPVLFGPSGTGNPAIDTLTPQAAVTDAATRTFRGSWVLRRLGPLAALTPRRTGDDEYLIPLGRNPNFKGVVYVNGSVVVSGRLRGRVSIVANGTIMLADDITYVTAPGTQCNDQGDILGLLSADSVLISDNSIQRPFKVNNVWKLSGDDTPSSENYHAFIFALDDWGGENYNATEPLLPGEMSPAGSGGYVRVTGGLIQGFIRIATYNSAGWQEAHTYDPCGATAPPPYFPTTGRYIKNRYYELDPVWLNTMPMDTLFARLQSQ; translated from the coding sequence ATGCCGATCCGCCGACTGCCCCGCGTCCCCCGCGATGAACGCGGCGTGGCGCTCATCATGACCCTCATGCTGGCCTTCCTGGTGGCGGCCATCGCCATCGGGGCCATCATGATGTCCGGCAACAACGCGCTGGTGAGCCGCTACCACGCCCGCGAGGCCGGCCTGCAGTCCTCCGCCGACGCCGGGCTCGAGATGGGGCGCGACTCCCTCAACCGGAACCCGGGGATGCTCCCCGCCACCGGCGACACCGTGCTGCAGCTCAACCAGCCGGTGCGCGACGCCCAGGGCAACGTCATCCCGGGCTACACCCGCTCCATCTACGCCGGCCGCTCCGGCGGCCGCACCGGCGGCCTCGGCAGCGCCGGCCAGTACGGCCTCAACCTGGCCTCGATCGTCTCGGTGATCTCCGACCCCCGCGGCGCGGTGGCGGCCCGGCGCCTGCTGCTCACGCAGGAGTCGTGGTCCAAGTTCGCGGTGGCCATCAACAGCTGGACCAGTGGCGCCATCGTGTATGGCTGCAGCGAGCAGGTGCAGGGGCCGTTCTTCTCCAACACCAACCTCTACCTGCAGAGCGGCTGCACCGGCGCCAACCGGGTGCTCTTCACCGGGCAGGTGCAGGTGGCCGGGTCGGTGGGCAACCCGAGCTCCGGCAACTTCCAGCAGGGCTACCAGACCGGCACCGGCACGGTGCCGTGGCCCACGGCCGCCCAGTTCGCGCTGATGCAGAGCTTCGCCCAGCAGTCCGACGCTGTCGGTGGCGACTACGACATCACCCCCTCGATGGGCACCGGCAACACCCGCACGCCGAGCGTGCGCATCGAGTTCATCCCGATCGACGTCAACGGCAACGGCCAGTTCGACTGGGACGAGGGCTTTATGCGCGTCTTCCAGGCCCGGATCACCGGCGTGGCGGCGACCGACAACAACAACCGCAACTACGTGGGTGCGCGCCGCACCCTGGTGACGCCCACTGGTGCGCACGGCAACTATGGCGGATACAACAGCACGAACGACCCCAACATGTACTCCGACAACTGCGGCGGCATCGGCACCGCCGGCATCTGGCTGACATCGATGGCCGAGTATCGCTACGTCGACTCTATCTCGGCCAACAACGCGCCCGCCATCGCCGCCGCCCGTGCGCTGCTGAACCTGCCAGGCAAGCGATGCTACCTGGGGGGCGACCCGGTGCTGTTCGGTCCCAGTGGCACCGGCAATCCGGCCATCGACACCTTGACCCCGCAGGCAGCCGTGACCGATGCGGCTACCCGGACCTTCCGCGGCTCCTGGGTGCTTCGCCGCCTCGGCCCGCTGGCCGCGCTCACCCCGCGGCGTACCGGCGACGACGAGTACCTGATCCCGCTCGGGCGCAACCCGAACTTCAAGGGCGTGGTCTACGTGAACGGAAGCGTGGTGGTGAGCGGCCGCCTCCGCGGCCGGGTGAGCATCGTGGCCAACGGCACCATCATGCTGGCCGACGACATCACCTACGTCACCGCCCCCGGCACCCAGTGCAACGACCAGGGCGACATCCTGGGCCTGCTCTCCGCCGACTCGGTGCTGATCTCCGACAACAGCATCCAGCGCCCGTTCAAGGTGAACAACGTCTGGAAGCTGTCCGGCGACGATACGCCGTCGAGCGAGAACTACCACGCCTTCATCTTTGCCCTGGATGACTGGGGCGGCGAGAACTACAACGCCACCGAGCCGCTGCTCCCCGGCGAGATGTCACCCGCCGGCTCGGGGGGCTACGTCCGCGTCACCGGCGGCCTGATCCAGGGCTTCATCCGCATCGCCACGTACAACTCCGCCGGCTGGCAGGAGGCGCATACCTACGACCCCTGCGGCGCCACCGCGCCCCCGCCCTACTTCCCGACCACCGGGCGGTACATCAAGAACCGCTACTACGAACTCGACCCGGTGTGGCTCAACACCATGCCGATGGACACGCTCTTCGCCCGGCTGCAGTCGCAGTAA